A single window of Colletotrichum higginsianum IMI 349063 chromosome 8, whole genome shotgun sequence DNA harbors:
- a CDS encoding Archaeal flagellin n-terminal-like domain-containing protein, translating into MIGARVYLRLIIQDLPLNASDILVCAAWATSVISASFDIVFHKLGALRPYVSYNLDGYRGTPEEVEFIWKLQWGGQFPFFTAFYLCKATLLTLYARFFPVFMQTRRKILWGTMAFCGCAYLATILTTLTICRPIEGNWSSDPAVACSPIVFAQVFYVGWALNFAGDLMKLWSILDLQTGLVIACIPPLRPYLSHTWTMWPFRLANRTPKESGNRSELSEVPQHHDQSRPRREQPSNMSSAENLYDLESQGVGESHLDAESSAMASPKSPVSTVK; encoded by the exons ATGATAGGCGCTCGAGTCTACTTGCGCCTGATCATTCAAGACCTTCCGCTCAACGCAAGTGACATTCTTGTGTGTGCTGCGTGGGCCACTTCCGTGATATCTGCTTCCTTCGACATTGTGTTTCACAAACTAGGGGCGCTGCGTCCGTATGTCTCTTACAACCTAGATGGCTACCGAGGCACCCCTGAGGAGGTCGAGTTCATTTGGAAG TTACAATGGGGTGGACAGTTTCCCTTCTTCACGGCGTTCTACCTGTGCAAAGCGACGCTTTTGACGTTATACGCGCGTTTCTTTCCTGTCTTCATGCAGACCCGACGGAAGATCTTATGGGGAACGATGGCGTTCTGTGGTTGCGCATACCTCGCGACCATACTCACAACGTTGACGATTTGCAGACCGATAGAAGGAAACTG GTCCTCCGATCCCGCAGTAGCATGTTCTCCGATTGTATTCGCCCAGGTGTTCTATGTCGGATGGGCTCTGAACTTTGCTGGGGATCTCATGA AGTTGTGGAGTATCCTTGACCTGCAAACCGGCCTGGTTATTGCTTGCATACCACCGCTGCGGCCATATCTATCGCACACATGGACGATGTGGCCCTTTCGGTTGGCGAATAGGACCCCCAAGGAATCCGGGAACCGCTCGGAACTCTCCGAGGTTCCTCAACATCACGACCAGTCAAGACCACGACGTGAACAACCCAGTAATATGAGCTCGGCCGAGAATCTGTATGATTTGGAGAGCCAAGGTGTGGGCGAGAGTCACTTGGACGCTGAATCTTCCGCAATGGCAAGTCCCAAATCACCAGTGTCGACAGTGAAGTAA
- a CDS encoding Acyl-coenzyme A oxidase, whose product MPNTPDWVKALQPSGPQGTELLAQERAKSNLDVDQLATFMFTKEALQRSETILNILKKDPVFDKTQNYFRGREARIEAALARGKRLFQLTKEHNWSDEDYQVANDLIAEPTPYGLHASMFLVTLREQGTPEQHKLFLEPAENYEILGCYAQTELGHGSNVRGLETTATWDPSDKTFVLHSPHLTASKWWIGSLGKTATHAVVMAQLILNGKQIGPHPFVVPIRDKKTHEPLPNVHVGDIGPKFGYNTMDNGFLLLNNVKIPHNHMLARFSSIDPNTSRYSRPANPSLIYGTLTWVRSNIVLQSGSVLAKGVTIATRYCAVRRQFQDRDAPANEPGENQVLNYTMVQIRLLPLLAATFALHFTGRGMINLYNENKKRTSANNVGKPSDGNRNPGPEELNPGTDLLADLHATSCALKAYGSTVAGEGLEVCRRACGGHGYSSFSGIGSWYADYLPTLTWEGDNYMLTQQVSRYLLKSARSVLKGNHGNNDTTRILSEFLRRRDIGAAFDVLGSDEDLVAAFAWRVSFLTFEALRHRDEDKQSWNSLLVDFWRLSTAHAQYMVVKNFHQALNDRATTDQLDAATVALLHKLFRLYALHTLEQEASEFYSSAAVTVRQITLARTKAVMTLLDEIRPHAVRLVDAWKFDDWVLDSSLGRHDGKVYEDMFKRASEDNPLNSVVFDPYPNSKVLFKKDERKDLRSKL is encoded by the coding sequence ATGCCGAATACCCCGGATTGGGTCAAGGCCCTGCAGCCGTCCGGCCCTCAGGGCACCGAGCTCCTCGCTCAGGAGAGAGCCAAGTccaacctcgacgtcgatcAGCTCGCGACCTTCATGTTCACAAAGGAGGCTCTCCAGCGCAGCGAGACGATACTGAACATCCTCAAGAAGGACCCCGTCTTCGACAAGACGCAGAACTACTTCCGCGGCCGGGAAGCCCGGATCGAGGCGGCACTGGCGAGGGGCAAGAGGCTCTTCCAGCTGACCAAGGAGCACAACTGGTCCGACGAGGACTACCAGGTCGCCAATGACCTCATCGCCGAGCCGACGCCCTATGGGCTCCACGCGAGTATGTTCCTCGTCACGTTGCGCGAGCAAGGCACCCCGGAGCAGCACAAGCTCTTCCTCGAGCCTGCGGAGAACTACGAGATCCTTGGATGCTATGCCCAGACCGAACTCGGCCACGGCTCCAACGTGCGTGGCctggagacgacggcgacgtggGACCCGTCCGACAAGACGTTTGTCCTGCACTCTCCGCATCTGACCGCCTCCAAGTGGTGGATCGGTTCCTTGGGCAAGACGGCCACccacgccgtcgtcatgGCCCAGCTGATCCTCAACGGCAAGCAGATCGGCCCTCACCCCTTCGTCGTGCCCAtccgcgacaagaagaccCACGAGCCTCTCCCGAACGTGCACGTCGGCGACATCGGACCCAAGTTCGGCTACAACACCATGGACAACGGCTTCCTGCTCCTGAACAACGTCAAGATCCCGCACAACCACATGCTCGCCCGCTTCTCGTCCATCGACCCGAACACGAGCAGGTACAGCAGGCCGGCCAACCCCTCGCTGATCTACGGCACCCTGACTTGGGTGCGATCCAACATCGTTCTCCAGTCCGGCTCCGTCCTCGCCAAGGGCGTCACCATCGCCACCCGCTACtgcgccgtccgccgccagTTCCAGGACCGTGACGCGCCGGCCAACGAGCCGGGCGAGAACCAGGTGCTCAACTACACCATGGTGCAGATCCGCCTGCTGCCCCTGCTGGCCGCGACCTTCGCCCTGCACTTCACCGGCCGCGGCATGATCAACCTGTACAACGAGAACAAGAAGCGGACGAGCGCCAACAACGTCGGCAAGCCCAGCGACGGGAACCGCAACCCCGGCCCCGAGGAGCTGAACCCCGGCaccgacctcctcgccgacctgcACGCCACCTCGTGCGCCCTCAAGGCCTACGGCTcgaccgtcgccggcgaggggcTTGAGGTCTGCCGGCGCGCCTGCGGCGGCCACGGCTACTCCTCCTTCAGCGGCATCGGCTCGTGGTACGCCGACTACCTGCCGACCCTGACGTGGGAGGGCGACAACTACATGCTCACGCAGCAGGTGTCCCGCTACCTTCTCAAGTCGGCGCGCTCCGTCCTCAAGGGGAACCACGGCAACAACGACACGACGCGCATCCTGTCCGAGTTCCTCCGTCGCCGCgacatcggcgccgccttcgacgtcctcggctccgacgaggacctcgtcgccgccttcgcctgGCGCGTGTCCTTTCTGACCTTCGAGGCCCTCCGCCAccgcgacgaggacaagCAGTCGTGGAACAGCCTGCTCGTCGACTTCTGGCGCCTCAGCACCGCCCACGCCCAGTACATGGTCGTCAAGAACTTCCACCAGGCCCTCAACGACCGCGCCACGACCGaccagctcgacgccgccaccgtcgccctGCTGCACAAGCTCTTCCGCCTGTACGCCCTCCACACGCTCGAGCAGGAGGCCAGCGAGTTCTAcagctccgccgccgtcaccgtccgTCAGATCACGCTCGCCCGGACCAAGGCCGTCATGACCCTGCTGGACGAGATCCGCCCCCACGCCGTGCGCCTTGTCGACGCGTGGAAGTTCGACGACTGGGTCCTGGACAGCAGTCTGGGCCGCCACGACGGCAAGGTCTACGAGGACATGTTCAAGCGCGCGAGCGAGGACAACCCGCTCAAcagcgtcgtcttcgacccGTACCCCAACAGCAAGGTGCTGttcaagaaggacgagagGAAGGACCTGAGAAGCAAGTTGTAA
- a CDS encoding Pectate lyase: MKITSALATLFALAAATPTPTVDNVADKAHLVKRASVSDKATIGYATLNGGTSGGSGGTVTTVSSLAEFTAAVNEKDTTPRVVVVKGIIKGTANVRIGSNKSVIGLPGGGFEGIGLHVRRQSNVIIRNIKSSFVLASTGDGVKIEQSTNVWIDHSEFSSALVADKDYYDGQVDASHGADYITISYTYFHDHWKTSLIGHSENNGAVDSGHLRITYANNYWANFGSRGPSLRFGTGHIYNSYYLNGNSAINTRQNAQVLVQSTVFKNVTVPITSQDSDIVGYAVSIGNDLGGAANLAPVGTLNANSPPYSYTLLGSANVAATVPGQAGQKLTF, from the exons ATGAAGATCACATCCGCCTTGGCAACGctcttcgccctcgcggccGCGACCCCGACGCCCACCGTCGACAacgtcgccgacaaggcccACCTTGTGAAGCGTGCCTCTGTCTCCGACAAGGCGACAATTGGCTATGCCACCCTGAACGGGGG GACTTCTGGAGGAtccggcggcaccgtcaccACTGTCTCGTCCCTCGCCGAGTTCACCGCGGCCGTGAACGAGAAGGACACCACGCCCAGGGTCGTTGTTGTCAAGGGCATCATCAAGGGCACTGCCAATGTCCGTATCGGCAGCAACAAATCTGTCATTGGTCTTCCTGGCGGAG GATTTGAGGGCATTGGCCTGCACGTTCGTCGGCAGTCAAACGTCATCATTCGCAACATCAAGTCTTCCTTCGTCCTGGCTTCCACAGGTGACGGTGTCAAGATCGAG CAAAGCACCAACGTGTGGATCGACCACAGCGAGTTCAGCTCGGCCCTtgtcgccgacaaggactACTACGACGGCCAGGTGGATGCCTCCCACGGAGCCGACTACATCACTATCTCTTA CACCTACTTCCATGACCACTGGAAGACTTCCTTGATTGGACACAGCGAGAACAACGGCGCCGTGGACAGCGGCCACCTCCGCATCACCTACGCCAACAACTACTGGGCCAACTTCGGCTCTCGTGGCCCGTCCCTGCGGTTCGGCACCGGTCACATCTACAACTCTTACTACCTCAA CGGCAACTCTGCCATCAACACCCGCCAGAACGCCCAGGTCCTCGTCCAGAGCACCGTCTTCAAGAACGTGACCGTACCCATCACCTCCCAAGACTCCGACATTGTCGGCTACGCCGTGTCCATCGGAAACGACCTTGGCGGTGCTGCCAACCTCGCTCCCGTCGGCACGCTGAACGCCAACTCTCCCCCGTACTCTTACACGCTCCTCGGCTCTGCCAACGTCGCCGCTACTGTTCCTGGACAGGCTGGCCAGAAGCTTACCTTCTAA
- a CDS encoding Glycosyltransferase sugar-binding region containing DXD domain: MSPLSPLSPTGSTKANFFRNRVPTQLRRCLPLYIVCVCIILLVTNLDWFGSMPKPKHLSKRGGQYSTASKRPAFPKKIWQSWKVAPFAFEIEQILTARTWTDKNPGYRYEVLTENNDMEYVEEHYGPDGFDRPDIVDMYRNVNATIIKADLLRYMIMYAEGGVYADIDVEDLRPVSRWIPERYAEADIDLVIGVEIDQPHFKDHPILGKKSMSFCQWTFMSRPGHPVMLKLVENIMTWLGDVAKSQGVSISEVKLDFDEVISGTGPSAFTRAVLEVMSARSRSGTVTWDAFHDIDESKVVSNILVRDVESFAAGQGHSDSGNHNSRGALVKHHYHASNWPSRHPRFRHPIFGEVERCNWNIECVMKWDQDIAAFNSLSLEEQKQTIEEHEKLQKLQAQQAQQAQKKADQQKAAGQMALQPPPQQPLQIPAAQPAQQEELKIK; this comes from the coding sequence ATGAGTCCACTGAGTCCTTTGAGCCCAACCGGCTCGACCAAGGCCAACTTTTTCAGAAACAGAGTCCCGACACAACTACGGAGGTGTTTACCTTTGTACATCGTTTGTGTCTGCATAATTCTTCTTGTTACCAACCTCGATTGGTTCGGATCGATGCCAAAGCCCAAGCATCTTTCCAAACGAGGCGGCCAATATTCAACAGCGAGTAAGCGTCCGGCTTTCCCCAAGAAGATCTGGCAGTCTTGGAAGGTTGCGCCGTTCGCTTTTGAAATCGAGCAGATCCTCACTGCGCGTACGTGGACGGACAAGAACCCTGGGTACCGGTACGAGGTCCTCACCGAGAACAATGACATGGAATATGTCGAAGAGCACTACGGCCCCGACGGCTTCGACCGCCCAGACATCGTCGACATGTACCGCAACGTGAACGCAACCATCATCAAGGCCGACCTCCTCCGCTACATGATCATgtacgccgagggcggggtctacgccgacatcgacgtGGAGGACCTCCGACCCGTCAGCCGATGGATCCCGGAACGGTATGCGGAAGCCGACATCGACCTCGTCATTGGCGTCGAGATCGATCAGCCGCACTTCAAAGACCACCCGATCCTCGGCAAGAAGTCCATGTCTTTCTGCCAGTGGACCTTCATGTCGCGGCCCGGCCATCCCGTCATGCTGAAGCTGGTCGAGAACATCATGACAtggctcggcgacgtcgccaagTCGCAGGGCGTGTCCATCTCGGAGGTCAAGCTCGACttcgacgaggtcatcagcGGCACGGGGCCGTCGGCCTTCACGAGAGCCGTGCTGGAGGTGATGAGCGCTCGTTCTCGATCGGGGACGGTAACGTGGGACGCCTTCCACGACATTGACGAGTCCAAGGTCGTCAGCAACATCCTGGTCCGCGACGTCGAgtccttcgccgccggccagggccACTCCGATTCGGGGAACCACAACTCCAGAGGCGCCCTGGTCAAGCACCACTACCACGCGTCCAACTGGCCCAGCCGGCACCCGCGATTCAGACACCCCATcttcggcgaggtcgagaggTGCAACTGGAACATCGAGTGCGTCATGAAGTGGGACCAGGACATCGCTGCATTCAACTCGCTCTCCCTCGAGGAACAGAAGCAGACCATCGAAGAGCACGAGAAGCTCCAGAAACTTCAGGCACAGCAGGCACAGCAGGCGCAGAAGAAGGCGGATCAGCAGAAGGCCGCCGGGCAGATGGCATTGCAGCCCCCACCCCAGCAGCCTCTCCAGATTCCGGCGGCTCAGCCTGCGCAGCAGGAGGAACTGAAGATCAAGTGA